From the genome of Petrotoga sp. 9PW.55.5.1:
ATTTGGTTTAACTTCCGATATTCAAAAGATAGATATTTTAAACTCTATATCAGAAGAATTACTAAAAAATATTGATTATTTAATAAGTGAAAATCTCAAAGATATAGAAAGGGCTAAAAAGAATGGTATGTCAAAAAGTTTACTCGATAGGTTGATTTTGAATGAAGAAAGAATAAAAAGTATTGCAAAAAGTGTCAGAAAAGTAGCGGATTTAAAAAGTGAAATTGGGAATATCTCAGAGATGTGGAAAAGGCCAAATGGGTTGATGATTGGAAAGATGATAGTTCCCTTAGGAGTTATTGCAATTATATTTGAAAGTAGACCAAACGTTACAGTAGATGCAACAGCACTTTGTATAAAATCTGGTAATGCGGTAATATTAAGAGGTGGATCAGAAGCGATAAATTCTAATTCTGCTTTGGTAAATGTTATTCATAAGGGTATAGAAAAAAGCGGTTATTCAAAGGATATTGTCCAATTTATAGATATAACTGATAGAAAAGCTGTTGATGAATTGATGAACTTATACGATTACATAGATGTCCTGATACCAAGAGGAGGCCCATCATTAATAAGAAACTCTATTGAGAATTCTAAGGTACCTGTAATACAAACTGGAGCGGGTAATTGTCATGTGTATGTCGATAAAGATGCAGATATAGAAAAAGCTTTAAAGATTGTTGAAAACGCTAAAACCAGTAGACCTTCCGTATGTAATGCTGCAGAAAAACTACTTATTCATAAGGACATAGCAAATGAATTTCTTCCTAAAATCAATGAAATTTTTAAAAATAAAGTTGAATTAAGAGGATGCCAACAAACTTTAAAAATACTTCCTGACTTGAAACCTGCCAAAGAAGAAGATTGGGGAAGTGAATATCTAGATTATATTATGGCTGTTAAAATAGTAAAAGATATCGATGAAGCCATAAATCATATCAACAAATATAGCACCATGCATTCTGAAGCTATTGTTACAGAGAATTATACAACTGCTCGACAATTTTTAAATGAAATTGATTCAGCAGCTATATATGTAAATGCTTCTACTAGATTTACAGATGGGGAGGAATTTGGCTTTGGGGCAGAGATGGGAATAAGCACTCAAAAATTACATGTTAGGGGACCAATTGGTATAAAAGAATTAACAACAACAAAATATGTTATTTTGGGTAACGGGCAGGTTAGATAATTATGGATATAAAATTGTGTGTAATTGGGTTAGGTAAAATGGGAAGTACATTAGTCAAAGGTTTTATTCAATCTAAAACATTAGAAAGAGAGCAGATTATTGGGACTGATCTTTTTGAATACGAATCAGAAAAAAACACTAATTATTGTGATATTAGAACTATGTCTAATAATGTTCAAGCGGTAAAAGAATCCGATATAATTCTTTTAGCAATAAAACCTCAGATTATAAATAAGGTTTTAAGAGAAATTAGTCCCCATTGTGAAAATAAGATAGTAATTTCGATAGCAGCTGGTGTTAGCCTGCATCATTTAGAAAGGGCGTTACCTATCTCCACAAAAATAATAAGAGCTATGCCTAATACCCCAATTCTAGTTGGTGAAGGTGTGATAGCTATAAGTAAAAATAAAAATATTAATGATAAAGACTTAAATATAGTAAAAGAGATATTAGAAAGTGTGGGAAATGTTTATTTAGTAGAAGAATACATGATGGATACAATAACTGCTTTAAGTGGAAGTGGGCCTGCGTATGTTTATATTATGATAGAAGCTTTATCAGATGGGGGTGTTTTAATGGGCTTACCCAGAGAACTTTCTACAGAACTAGCAGCTAGAACCTTTTTAGGAGCTGCAAGAATGGTTTTGGAAGAAGATAAACACCCCGGAGCATTGAAAGATATGGTTACATCCCCTGGTGGTACTTCTATAAGGGGAATAGAAGTTTTGGAATCTCATGGTATACGAGGAATACTCATGGATGCAGTTAAGGAAGCTACTAAAAGATCTAAAGAATTAAACTCTCAAAGAGGTGGTAATTTTGATTGAAAGATACTCGCTTTCTCCTATGAAAGAAATATGGACTCTCCAAGCTCAATATAATAGGTGGCTTGAAGTAGAATTATCTGTAATGGAAGCTTTGGAAGAACTAAATTATGCTCCGAAAGGTTCTGTTCAAAAAGCTAGAACCAAAGCTAAGATAGATGTTCAAAAAATATTAGAAGTTGAGAAAATTGTTGATCATGATGTTATAGCTTTTATTAAAGTTGCTACAGAGGATATGGGCGATGAGGCAAGATACTTTCATAAAGGATTGACTTCTTCTGATGTTGTTGATACCTCTCTCTCACTAGCAATGAAAAGAGCCGGAGAAATAATATATAATGAGCTAAATAAATATATAGCTAATCTGAAGAAATTAGCTTTGAAATATAAAGATACCATTATTGTTGGTAGGACACATGGAGTACATGCTGAGCCAACCTCCTTTGGGTTAAAGATATTAGGTTTTGTTGCAGAATCTGAAAGAAATAAAGAAAGGTTAGAAAAAGCGATTAAGGAGATCTCACAAGGAAAAATTAGTGGGGCAGTTGGGAATTACGCCAACATTGACCCAGAAGTTGAAAGAATCGCTTTAAAGAAATTAAGCCTTTCTCCATGT
Proteins encoded in this window:
- the proC gene encoding pyrroline-5-carboxylate reductase, with product MDIKLCVIGLGKMGSTLVKGFIQSKTLEREQIIGTDLFEYESEKNTNYCDIRTMSNNVQAVKESDIILLAIKPQIINKVLREISPHCENKIVISIAAGVSLHHLERALPISTKIIRAMPNTPILVGEGVIAISKNKNINDKDLNIVKEILESVGNVYLVEEYMMDTITALSGSGPAYVYIMIEALSDGGVLMGLPRELSTELAARTFLGAARMVLEEDKHPGALKDMVTSPGGTSIRGIEVLESHGIRGILMDAVKEATKRSKELNSQRGGNFD
- a CDS encoding glutamate-5-semialdehyde dehydrogenase, whose translation is MNVEEIVLEKAKNAKAASKTFGLTSDIQKIDILNSISEELLKNIDYLISENLKDIERAKKNGMSKSLLDRLILNEERIKSIAKSVRKVADLKSEIGNISEMWKRPNGLMIGKMIVPLGVIAIIFESRPNVTVDATALCIKSGNAVILRGGSEAINSNSALVNVIHKGIEKSGYSKDIVQFIDITDRKAVDELMNLYDYIDVLIPRGGPSLIRNSIENSKVPVIQTGAGNCHVYVDKDADIEKALKIVENAKTSRPSVCNAAEKLLIHKDIANEFLPKINEIFKNKVELRGCQQTLKILPDLKPAKEEDWGSEYLDYIMAVKIVKDIDEAINHINKYSTMHSEAIVTENYTTARQFLNEIDSAAIYVNASTRFTDGEEFGFGAEMGISTQKLHVRGPIGIKELTTTKYVILGNGQVR